From Erigeron canadensis isolate Cc75 chromosome 8, C_canadensis_v1, whole genome shotgun sequence, one genomic window encodes:
- the LOC122610506 gene encoding pentatricopeptide repeat-containing protein At1g11290, chloroplastic-like, translating into MRIMKNQPDGFTGPDLVTWSALISGFSQSGEYRKALVSFKKMNVEGRKQHSIVIATLLAVTALLVVLSPGIEIHGYAICHNLDTEIMVSSSWVDMHSKCGFLDLGIKVFEQMQKRNIVSYNLIIESIVMVALIKKVEGFLREWMLILASAQKLSIMFSL; encoded by the exons ATGAGAATAATGAAGAACCAGCCTGATGGGTTTACTGGG CCTGATCTAGTAACCTGGTCTGCTTTAATATCTGGTTTTTCACAGTCTGGGGAGTATCGTAAGGCCTTGGTTTCTTTCAAGAAAATGAATGTTGAAGGAAGAAAGCAGCATTCCATAGTTATTGCTACTTTACTTGCTGTTACTGCACTACTGGTAGTTTTGTCACCAGGCATCGAGATACATGGTTATGCCATTTGCCATAACCTAGACACAGAAATAATGGTATCTTCTTCATGGGTAGACATGCATTCAAAATGCGGTTTCTTGGATTTGGGGATCAAGGTTTTTGAGCAGATGCAGAAGAGAAACATTGTTTCTTACAATTTGATAATAGAAAGTATTGTCATGGTGGCCTTGATAAAGAAGGTCGAGGGATTTTTAAGAGAATGGATGTTGATTTTGGCATCAGCGCAAAAACTGAGCATTATGTTCAGTTTGTGA